The following proteins come from a genomic window of Elusimicrobiota bacterium:
- a CDS encoding proline--tRNA ligase — translation MKYSQAFIPTVKETPSDADTISQKLMLKAGLIRKLSSGIYEWFPLGLKVLKKVEQIIREEMNAIGGQELLLPALLPKDLWEETGRWELYGNELFRIKDRAEREFCLGPTHEEIITDIVRKEVRSYRQLTPSPLMLYQFQTKFRDEIRPRFGVMRAKEFYMKDAYSFHATEEDAERYYKLVYDAYSKICERCGFGGSKGGKGGKFRVVEATTGAIGGSFSHEFMVLADTGEEEIVSCECGYGANVEKAECIRDSSRVHEFTSSRDLEEVHTPNMKTVEEVGKFLDEKPEKFIKTLVYLADKKTVIVLVRGDYEINEAKLTSLLKCNELILADAQTVEKITNAPVGFAGPVHYPLSAIRYPLVADYSVENIVNAISGANKKDYHLKNINIGRDYKPTEIADLRKVKKDDICPRCKKQPLKFSRGIEVGHTFKLGTKYSKSMNATFLDEKGKQNLFVMCCYGIGVSRIVAAAIEQSNDENGIIWNKAIAPYQAIIIPVNYDSKVKEVSDKIYTELSKKMDVILDDRDERAGVKFKDADLLGIPIRITVSEKTVKENKAEIKYRNEKTAKLIEIEKVLAMTSAEFFKLAR, via the coding sequence TACGAGTGGTTCCCGCTTGGACTGAAAGTTCTGAAAAAGGTTGAACAAATCATCCGAGAAGAAATGAACGCTATTGGCGGGCAGGAACTTTTACTACCTGCACTTTTACCGAAGGATTTGTGGGAAGAAACCGGCAGATGGGAACTCTATGGTAACGAACTTTTTCGTATCAAAGACCGTGCTGAACGAGAGTTCTGTCTCGGGCCTACACACGAAGAAATCATCACAGATATTGTCCGAAAAGAGGTTCGGTCTTACAGGCAACTTACCCCCTCCCCGCTTATGCTTTACCAGTTCCAGACGAAATTCAGAGATGAAATCCGACCTCGGTTTGGTGTGATGCGTGCTAAAGAGTTCTATATGAAAGATGCATACTCGTTTCATGCAACCGAAGAAGATGCAGAACGCTACTATAAATTAGTTTATGATGCATATTCAAAAATCTGTGAACGCTGTGGATTTGGGGGGAGTAAGGGGGGGAAGGGGGGTAAGTTTCGTGTGGTTGAAGCAACAACCGGCGCGATTGGTGGCTCGTTTTCGCACGAGTTTATGGTATTAGCAGATACTGGCGAAGAAGAGATAGTTTCCTGTGAATGTGGCTACGGTGCAAATGTAGAAAAAGCGGAATGTATAAGAGACAGTTCACGAGTTCACGAGTTCACGAGTTCACGAGATTTGGAAGAGGTTCATACACCGAATATGAAAACGGTTGAAGAAGTTGGGAAATTTCTGGATGAGAAACCTGAGAAGTTTATAAAAACGCTTGTTTATCTTGCTGATAAAAAAACTGTGATAGTGCTTGTCAGAGGCGATTACGAGATAAATGAAGCCAAATTAACAAGTTTGCTGAAATGTAATGAACTTATCCTTGCAGACGCTCAAACTGTTGAAAAAATCACAAACGCACCCGTTGGCTTCGCCGGCCCCGTTCACTATCCGCTATCCGCTATCCGCTATCCGCTTGTTGCTGACTATTCAGTAGAAAATATCGTCAACGCAATTTCCGGTGCCAACAAAAAGGACTATCACTTAAAAAACATAAATATCGGCAGAGATTACAAGCCAACTGAAATTGCTGATTTAAGAAAGGTAAAAAAAGACGATATCTGTCCACGCTGTAAAAAACAACCCTTAAAATTTTCACGCGGGATAGAAGTCGGGCATACATTCAAACTTGGCACAAAATATTCCAAGTCAATGAATGCGACTTTTCTGGATGAAAAAGGCAAACAGAATCTTTTTGTGATGTGTTGTTACGGAATAGGTGTATCACGAATTGTTGCCGCTGCAATTGAACAATCTAATGATGAAAACGGAATAATATGGAATAAAGCAATTGCACCATATCAGGCGATAATAATACCTGTAAATTATGATAGTAAAGTAAAAGAAGTAAGCGATAAAATCTATACGGAACTCTCCAAAAAAATGGATGTAATTTTAGACGATCGCGATGAACGAGCTGGTGTAAAGTTTAAAGATGCGGATTTATTAGGGATTCCTATCCGTATAACCGTTTCTGAAAAAACAGTTAAAGAAAATAAAGCAGAGATAAAATACCGGAATGAGAAAACAGCAAAATTGATAGAAATAGAAAAAGTTCTTGCAATGACAAGTGCGGAATTTTTCAAACTTGCCCGGTAG
- a CDS encoding calcium/sodium antiporter codes for MVLSSVLIITGLAVLVYGANLLVKGAVEVAEKYGISEIIVGLTIVAFGTSTPELVVNIISAIGGQSEINLGNIVGANIHNIALVLGIAGFLNPLAVDKKIISRDTPFAIFASVVFILAGLSSSQISRIDAVIFLACFSYFMYYLIKHALGDYRDFKTSNEKATATVPLSKSIFHIISGIFLLWLGGEITVTNSVSFAKCLGIPVSLIAIVVISNGTSLPELVASIIAWKRKNSGIALGNILGSNIFNILFILGVSGLIRPLKIYGWFFIDSLLMLLFTLLFMGVIFFKKEKILAKKEGVFFFTCYFVYLVYVILRR; via the coding sequence ATGGTTTTGTCAAGTGTATTGATAATAACGGGTCTTGCAGTTCTGGTTTACGGCGCTAACCTGCTTGTTAAAGGCGCTGTGGAGGTTGCTGAAAAATACGGTATTTCCGAAATTATCGTCGGCTTAACAATCGTTGCATTCGGCACGAGCACCCCTGAACTTGTAGTGAACATCATTTCCGCAATCGGCGGGCAGTCGGAAATAAATCTCGGCAATATAGTAGGCGCCAACATTCACAACATAGCGCTGGTTCTCGGTATAGCGGGATTTTTAAATCCGCTTGCAGTGGATAAAAAAATTATCTCCAGAGATACACCGTTTGCGATATTTGCTTCGGTAGTTTTTATTTTAGCCGGACTAAGCTCGTCTCAAATCAGCCGCATCGATGCTGTTATTTTCCTTGCCTGTTTTTCGTATTTTATGTATTATCTCATAAAGCATGCGCTCGGCGATTACCGGGATTTCAAAACAAGCAACGAAAAAGCTACTGCCACTGTCCCGCTGTCAAAAAGTATATTTCACATAATATCCGGTATTTTTCTTTTGTGGCTCGGTGGCGAAATAACCGTCACAAATTCTGTTAGTTTTGCAAAATGTTTAGGTATTCCCGTTTCGCTTATCGCAATTGTCGTCATTTCCAACGGGACTTCGCTTCCAGAACTCGTCGCTTCAATAATCGCATGGAAAAGAAAAAACAGCGGTATCGCACTCGGTAACATTTTAGGCAGCAATATTTTCAACATTCTTTTTATACTCGGTGTTTCAGGACTTATCAGACCGCTAAAAATTTACGGCTGGTTTTTTATTGATAGCTTACTTATGCTTTTGTTCACATTGCTTTTTATGGGCGTGATATTTTTCAAGAAAGAAAAAATACTAGCGAAAAAAGAAGGCGTGTTTTTCTTTACATGTTATTTTGTATATCTTGTATATGTTATATTAAGGAGGTAG
- the pth gene encoding aminoacyl-tRNA hydrolase, producing the protein MNAFKFIIGLGNPGKKYSATRHNIGFAVLNTFAASESLKWKEYKERVLIFLCDDFLLIKPVLFVNKSGSAIMPLIKKYNPDHNDMLVVHDDLDIEFGRIQIKKGGSSAGHNGVQSIIDAVGTDEFCRLRIGIGRPPENINPVDFVLSDFTKDELKKMKPVISRASEAVSVFIEAGVQKAMNVFNRRE; encoded by the coding sequence ATGAACGCCTTTAAGTTTATCATCGGGCTCGGGAATCCCGGAAAAAAATATTCTGCGACAAGACACAACATTGGTTTTGCGGTTCTTAATACTTTTGCCGCCAGCGAATCCTTGAAATGGAAAGAATACAAAGAACGGGTATTGATATTTTTATGTGATGATTTTCTGCTTATAAAACCAGTTCTTTTTGTGAACAAAAGCGGTTCTGCAATAATGCCACTGATAAAGAAGTACAATCCCGACCATAACGATATGCTCGTCGTGCATGATGACCTTGACATAGAGTTCGGTCGTATCCAGATAAAAAAAGGCGGTTCTTCTGCGGGTCATAACGGTGTTCAATCCATAATTGATGCAGTTGGTACAGACGAGTTCTGTCGGCTGAGAATCGGCATCGGTCGGCCGCCTGAAAACATAAACCCGGTTGATTTTGTCTTATCAGATTTTACGAAAGATGAATTAAAAAAAATGAAACCGGTAATTTCACGGGCCTCGGAAGCGGTTTCAGTTTTTATTGAAGCGGGAGTGCAAAAAGCAATGAATGTATTCAACAGGCGAGAATAA
- the glmU gene encoding bifunctional UDP-N-acetylglucosamine diphosphorylase/glucosamine-1-phosphate N-acetyltransferase GlmU — MKNTVAIILAAGEGTRFKSATPKVLHNLLGKTIISRVVDTVEGLSPLFQKIIVVIGHKAESIQAELTGRNLILVTQKKQLGSGDAVKKAETCLRNFTGSIVILCGDVPLLKKATLQKLLKVHQQNNADCTILTCKLKQPFGYGRIVRDRNGNVVSIVEEKDASGGLKKINEINTGIYVFNTVELFSALKRIKNKNVKGEYYLTDVISILKQSNKKIIACPVDTGSEIMGINNRVELANAEQILRKQILDKLMLSGVTIIDPQTTYIDETVSIDKDTTILPSTIIKGKTKIKSGCMLGPFSYIEDCSISKKVEIRASFVYGAEIAEDVKIGPFSHIRRETKICARSRIGNFSEIKKSYIGENTKVSHLSYIGDSHLGRNINIGAGTITCNYDGKNKHKTEIGDNTFVGSNTNLIAPIKIGKGVLIAAGSTITEDVPNNKLAIARERQIIKKRKFLFR, encoded by the coding sequence ATGAAAAACACAGTTGCTATTATTCTTGCGGCTGGTGAAGGCACAAGGTTCAAATCAGCCACACCAAAAGTATTACATAATCTGCTCGGTAAAACGATTATTAGCAGAGTAGTTGATACTGTGGAAGGATTGTCGCCACTTTTCCAAAAAATAATAGTTGTAATAGGACACAAGGCAGAATCTATACAGGCAGAACTAACAGGCAGGAACCTGATTTTAGTGACCCAAAAAAAACAGTTAGGCTCTGGTGATGCAGTAAAAAAAGCAGAAACCTGTTTGCGAAATTTTACAGGTAGTATAGTTATTCTATGTGGTGATGTGCCACTGCTGAAAAAAGCAACGCTCCAGAAACTGCTAAAAGTTCATCAACAAAATAATGCAGATTGCACAATACTAACCTGCAAACTTAAACAGCCATTTGGTTATGGCAGGATCGTTCGGGATAGAAATGGTAATGTAGTTTCAATAGTAGAAGAAAAAGATGCATCTGGCGGACTCAAAAAAATTAACGAGATAAATACAGGTATATATGTTTTTAATACAGTTGAACTTTTTTCAGCATTAAAAAGAATAAAAAATAAGAATGTAAAAGGCGAGTATTATCTGACAGATGTTATATCAATCCTTAAACAATCAAACAAAAAAATTATAGCCTGTCCAGTCGATACCGGGAGTGAGATTATGGGTATAAATAACAGAGTAGAATTAGCCAATGCAGAACAGATTTTGAGAAAACAAATTCTGGATAAATTAATGTTATCAGGTGTAACGATTATTGACCCGCAAACAACTTATATTGACGAGACAGTATCAATAGATAAAGACACAACAATTCTGCCGTCTACAATTATTAAAGGTAAAACAAAAATAAAAAGTGGCTGTATGCTCGGTCCGTTCAGTTATATTGAAGATTGCTCAATTAGCAAAAAGGTAGAAATCCGTGCATCATTTGTTTATGGTGCTGAAATTGCTGAGGATGTAAAAATCGGCCCGTTTTCGCATATAAGACGCGAAACAAAAATCTGTGCCCGTTCGCGTATCGGTAATTTTTCTGAAATCAAAAAATCATACATCGGTGAAAATACAAAAGTTTCGCATCTGTCTTATATCGGTGATTCACACCTTGGCAGAAACATAAATATCGGTGCCGGGACAATCACTTGTAATTATGATGGCAAAAATAAACATAAAACTGAAATAGGTGATAATACATTTGTAGGCAGTAATACAAACTTAATAGCACCTATCAAAATTGGTAAAGGTGTCCTGATTGCCGCTGGCTCAACAATTACTGAAGATGTGCCTAATAACAAACTCGCAATCGCGCGTGAACGCCAGATTATAAAAAAAAGAAAATTTTTATTCAGATGA
- a CDS encoding ribose-phosphate pyrophosphokinase — protein MIDAKLKVFSGTANTELAKEICSFLKIRPGSIEVGRFPDGEVSVKITENVRGCDTFVIQPVSSPANENLMELLIIIDALRRASAERITAVIPYYGYSRQDRKAEPRVPISAKLVANLITTAGVNRVLTLDLHASQIQGFFDIPVDHLFVRPVLVDYFAKKKLKNVVVVSPDAGGVERARSFAKRMKAGLAIIDKRRITPDEAAIMNIIGDVKAKNVIILDDMIDTGGTLVNTATTLKEGGATDIYAAAAHGIFAGNAYKKIEKSNIKEVVVTNSIHIKKRSRKIKVLSIGKLLAEAILRIHESRSVSKLFE, from the coding sequence GTGATAGACGCTAAATTAAAAGTTTTCAGCGGGACCGCTAATACGGAATTGGCAAAAGAGATATGTAGTTTCTTGAAAATCAGGCCAGGCAGTATTGAAGTCGGTCGGTTTCCTGATGGTGAAGTTAGTGTAAAAATAACTGAGAATGTGCGTGGCTGTGATACTTTTGTAATTCAGCCGGTTTCTTCACCTGCGAATGAAAACCTGATGGAACTCCTTATAATTATTGATGCATTACGGCGTGCATCTGCTGAACGAATCACCGCAGTAATACCTTATTATGGTTATTCTCGGCAGGACAGAAAAGCCGAGCCACGAGTGCCTATCAGTGCAAAACTGGTTGCTAATTTGATTACAACCGCTGGTGTCAACAGAGTGCTTACACTTGACCTGCACGCAAGCCAGATTCAAGGCTTTTTTGATATACCGGTTGACCATCTATTTGTCAGACCTGTTTTGGTAGATTATTTTGCAAAGAAAAAACTCAAAAATGTCGTTGTGGTTTCACCTGATGCCGGTGGCGTAGAACGGGCTCGGTCGTTTGCAAAACGGATGAAAGCTGGGCTTGCTATTATTGATAAAAGGCGTATCACACCTGACGAAGCCGCAATTATGAATATTATCGGCGATGTTAAAGCCAAAAATGTTATAATTTTAGACGATATGATTGATACCGGTGGTACACTTGTTAATACAGCGACAACACTTAAAGAAGGTGGTGCGACTGATATCTATGCGGCGGCTGCACATGGCATTTTTGCAGGTAATGCATATAAAAAAATAGAGAAATCAAACATTAAAGAAGTTGTAGTTACAAACTCAATTCATATCAAGAAACGCAGCCGAAAAATAAAGGTATTATCAATTGGTAAACTTTTAGCTGAGGCTATTTTGAGAATACACGAAAGCCGGTCAGTTTCTAAATTGTTTGAATAA
- a CDS encoding 50S ribosomal protein L25: MEKIELNAELRTELSKGRIKQLRASGKIPAVLYGSNENITLTINANQFVSLVAKAGYNAIINLLLPDKSAKTVLIKEIQKNVVTRKISHIDFYLVSMEKKIEVAIPVVLVGESPGVKAGGVCDHIIRELKIKCLPTEIPEKISVDISNLETGQTVLVKDLILPENIELLVAADQIVVNIVSPTILEEVAPGAPVETAGEPEVIGKGKKVEEEEVELAAEGKPVEPKKEIATPKKEEKPEKK; the protein is encoded by the coding sequence ATGGAAAAGATTGAACTAAACGCAGAGTTGAGAACAGAGTTATCAAAAGGGCGAATAAAACAGTTAAGGGCTTCTGGAAAAATTCCAGCGGTTCTTTATGGAAGCAACGAAAACATAACATTAACAATCAACGCAAATCAGTTTGTTTCGTTGGTTGCGAAAGCCGGCTACAATGCGATTATCAACCTTTTGCTACCTGATAAATCGGCTAAAACGGTTCTGATAAAAGAGATACAAAAAAATGTAGTTACACGAAAAATCAGTCATATAGATTTTTATCTGGTAAGTATGGAGAAAAAAATAGAGGTTGCGATACCAGTAGTATTAGTTGGTGAATCGCCCGGCGTAAAGGCAGGTGGTGTATGTGACCATATCATCAGAGAACTTAAAATAAAATGCCTGCCTACCGAAATACCTGAAAAAATCAGTGTGGATATTTCTAATCTTGAAACAGGACAGACAGTTCTTGTAAAAGATTTAATACTGCCTGAAAATATAGAACTACTTGTCGCTGCTGACCAGATAGTTGTCAACATTGTTTCACCAACAATCCTTGAAGAAGTTGCACCTGGTGCGCCTGTAGAAACTGCTGGAGAGCCCGAGGTGATTGGTAAAGGCAAGAAAGTAGAAGAAGAGGAAGTAGAACTCGCAGCAGAAGGCAAACCTGTTGAACCGAAAAAAGAAATAGCAACTCCCAAGAAGGAAGAAAAACCAGAGAAGAAGTGA